From the genome of Azospirillum brasilense, one region includes:
- a CDS encoding DnaB-like helicase C-terminal domain-containing protein: MITVDLPHNERVEQALLAELLTDNSRVPLVADRLSADHFYDPLHGRIFAAVIALVNNGGEANPTTLWGVLRRAPEAADAPGGVDAYIAKLYEACAFGDVKGYARVLEDLYQRRCLIEIAQRVIADAQELAVSRTSGDIMDELESSLLLLDEATPRAQPLVIVKDAVQEAIDAAEAACKAGTALTGVTTGLKDLDWRLGGLQPGELIVLGARPSMGKSDLAWNIAVNAGDALARGLHGGAGVLMFSQEMVARQLGARFLARAAGVATDRQRRGEVTDAEFIAFTQAIPNLPVWIDSTARVTPAHVMRRARRLKQKHGLGMVIIDHLNIMGAPDGFRSKGETEVITEITRELKGVATTLGVPVLLLSQLSRQVETRDDKRPTLADLRQSGSIEQDADTVMFLYRDEYYLGRSEPAQRSDETTEKYNDRLQHWQQRKEASRNLAEVIVAKQRMGAVGTVSLYYDGARSAFFDLER; the protein is encoded by the coding sequence ATGATCACCGTCGACCTGCCGCACAACGAGCGGGTGGAACAGGCGCTGTTGGCGGAGCTGTTGACCGACAACAGCCGCGTGCCTTTGGTCGCCGACCGGCTCTCGGCCGATCATTTCTATGACCCGCTGCACGGCCGCATCTTCGCCGCTGTCATCGCCCTAGTAAACAATGGCGGCGAGGCCAACCCGACGACGCTGTGGGGGGTGCTGCGCCGCGCTCCGGAGGCGGCGGACGCGCCGGGTGGGGTGGATGCCTACATCGCCAAGCTCTACGAGGCCTGCGCCTTCGGCGACGTCAAGGGCTACGCCCGCGTGTTGGAGGACCTGTACCAGCGCCGATGCCTAATCGAAATTGCGCAGCGCGTGATCGCCGACGCGCAGGAACTGGCGGTCAGCCGCACGAGCGGCGACATCATGGACGAACTGGAATCATCGCTGCTGCTGCTGGACGAGGCCACGCCGCGGGCGCAGCCGCTGGTCATCGTCAAGGACGCGGTCCAGGAGGCGATCGACGCCGCGGAGGCCGCCTGCAAGGCCGGTACCGCCCTGACCGGCGTCACCACCGGCTTGAAGGATCTCGACTGGCGCCTGGGCGGACTTCAACCGGGTGAGCTGATCGTCCTCGGCGCGCGGCCGTCGATGGGTAAGTCCGATCTGGCCTGGAACATCGCCGTCAATGCCGGCGACGCTCTGGCGCGCGGCCTGCACGGCGGCGCTGGGGTCCTGATGTTCTCGCAGGAAATGGTGGCGCGCCAGCTCGGCGCCCGATTCCTCGCCCGGGCCGCCGGTGTCGCCACCGACCGGCAACGCCGCGGGGAAGTGACCGACGCGGAGTTCATCGCGTTCACGCAGGCCATTCCGAACCTGCCGGTGTGGATCGATAGCACGGCGCGCGTCACGCCGGCCCACGTCATGCGCCGGGCCCGCCGGCTCAAACAGAAGCATGGGCTTGGCATGGTTATCATCGACCACCTCAACATCATGGGCGCGCCTGACGGATTCCGCTCGAAGGGCGAGACCGAAGTCATCACCGAAATCACCCGCGAGCTGAAGGGCGTCGCCACGACGCTCGGGGTGCCGGTCCTACTGCTCTCCCAGCTCTCCCGTCAGGTCGAGACGCGCGACGACAAGCGGCCGACGCTTGCCGACCTGCGGCAATCCGGCTCCATCGAACAGGACGCCGACACGGTCATGTTCTTATACCGCGACGAATACTACCTGGGCCGCTCCGAACCGGCCCAGCGCTCCGACGAAACGACCGAGAAATACAACGACCGTCTCCAGCACTGGCAACAGCGCAAGGAGGCGTCGCGCAACCTCGCCGAGGTCATCGTTGCCAAACAGCGCATGGGAGCCGTCGGCACGGTCTCCCTCTACTACGACGGCGCCCGTAGCGCCTTCTTCGACCTCGAACGGTAA
- a CDS encoding helix-turn-helix domain-containing protein, translating into METTPLTLSLKETCLKTGLSRTTLWRLAKAGQLPVVKIRGRVLVRVEALDAFLQSQEVRHEAA; encoded by the coding sequence ATGGAAACCACACCCCTCACTCTGAGCTTGAAGGAAACCTGTCTGAAGACGGGGCTGAGCCGCACGACGCTATGGAGACTCGCCAAAGCTGGCCAACTTCCCGTCGTTAAGATCCGAGGCCGTGTGCTGGTGCGTGTGGAAGCTCTGGATGCCTTCCTCCAATCCCAGGAGGTGCGGCATGAGGCAGCCTGA
- a CDS encoding helix-turn-helix domain-containing protein has protein sequence MMTAALMRGARGLLGWSQSDLAAATGLSLPTIKRMEGPIGPGRSSADNVTAVRRAFENAGIEFIPENGGGEGVRFRQRRDDRQIAPELNANEQ, from the coding sequence ATGATGACGGCGGCATTGATGCGGGGTGCGCGTGGTTTGCTCGGGTGGAGCCAAAGCGACTTGGCGGCAGCAACCGGCCTATCCCTTCCGACAATCAAACGTATGGAAGGGCCAATCGGGCCCGGACGTAGTTCGGCGGACAACGTGACGGCCGTCCGCCGTGCTTTCGAGAACGCCGGCATCGAATTCATCCCGGAGAACGGCGGGGGCGAGGGGGTGAGGTTTCGCCAGCGCCGAGATGACAGGCAGATTGCGCCGGAGCTCAATGCAAATGAACAGTGA
- a CDS encoding helix-turn-helix transcriptional regulator, with translation MNSDDPESEEKRYLTEHEAAELTRLSTRTLQRLRQNGKGPSFIRLSARRLVYDRSDLESWLKSHMVGDM, from the coding sequence ATGAACAGTGACGATCCGGAATCTGAAGAGAAGCGTTATCTAACCGAACATGAGGCGGCGGAGCTTACCCGATTAAGTACTCGGACATTACAACGACTTCGCCAGAATGGAAAAGGTCCATCCTTCATCCGCTTGAGTGCGCGCCGATTAGTTTACGACCGCTCCGACCTGGAGTCTTGGCTTAAGTCGCATATGGTCGGTGACATGTAG
- a CDS encoding BPTD_3080 family restriction endonuclease: protein MSEAFFERPILNSPYAYPARHWELDADGQPTNRIVEHRRRSELISPIPKTKKRRSSTQASLDLDHTADLTHDGQEYNPTPYINKIRSEVESWRRLPNPNDWGVTPETARLLQHWRHHPFQGVRPFFCQIEAVETAIWLTEVAPQRGEIWQHIKGANQQANPELLRMALKLATGAGKTTVMSMLIAWQTVNAVRHPNAKSFSRGFLIVAPGITIRDRLRVLLPNDPESYYRNREIVPGDMLADIERAKIVITNYHAFKRRERMEVSKVGRALLKGRGPDLDTLETEGQMLQRVMPDLMGLKSIVVLNDEAHHCYREKPPEQGGTDDVAPLKGDEKDEAKRNNEAARLWISGLETVKRKLGLRAVYDLSATPFFLNGSGYAEGTLFPWTVSDFSLMDAIECGIVKLPRVPVADNIPGADVPKFRDLWTHIGKRMPKAGRGAGKTLDPLAIPVELQTALEALYGHYAKTFDLWEHEGIGVPPVFIVVCNNTATSKLVHDYISGFHRPNPDGSATLEHGRLPLFRNFDESGNRLARPRTLLIDSEQLESGEALDKDFRAMAGDEIERFRREIVERTGDIRKGEAITDQDLLREVMNTVGKKGKLGESIRCVVSVSMLTEGWDTNTVTHVLGVRAFGTQLLCEQVVGRALRRQSYDLNGEGLFNVEYADVLGVPFNFNAKPVIAPPAKPRETVTVQAVRPDRDALEITFPRVEGYRVELPEERLTAAFGPDSVLDLNPDLVGPSVTQNRGIIGEGVDLTVAHLEDMRQSTILFHLARHLLFQKFRDPGAEPKLHLFGQLKRITKQWLDGGYLRCTGGTYPAQVIYREIADMAAERITAAITLAHVGDRPVKAVLDSYNPKGSTAFVSFTTSKATRWQTDPRKCHVNWVICDSDWEMELCRVVEAHPRVLSYVKNHVLGFEVPYRHGSTPRRYLPDFIVRIDDGRGPDDPLNLIVEVKGYRGEDAKDKADTMRAYWVPGVNNLGNFGRWAFVEFTAVYEMETAFAALVESFTQLQAA from the coding sequence ATGAGCGAAGCGTTTTTCGAGCGGCCGATCCTGAACTCGCCCTATGCCTACCCTGCACGCCATTGGGAACTGGACGCTGACGGCCAGCCGACGAACCGGATCGTCGAGCATCGCCGCCGGTCCGAACTCATCAGCCCGATCCCGAAGACGAAGAAACGCCGCAGCTCGACTCAGGCAAGCCTCGACCTCGACCACACTGCCGACCTGACGCACGACGGGCAGGAATACAACCCGACCCCCTACATCAACAAGATCCGCAGCGAGGTCGAATCCTGGCGCCGGTTGCCGAACCCCAACGACTGGGGCGTCACACCGGAAACCGCCCGCCTGCTCCAGCATTGGCGCCACCATCCGTTCCAGGGGGTCCGCCCTTTCTTCTGCCAGATCGAGGCGGTTGAAACCGCGATCTGGTTGACCGAGGTCGCCCCGCAGCGCGGCGAAATCTGGCAGCACATCAAGGGCGCCAACCAGCAAGCCAACCCGGAACTGCTGCGCATGGCGCTGAAGCTCGCCACCGGCGCGGGCAAGACCACCGTCATGTCGATGCTGATCGCATGGCAGACGGTCAACGCCGTTCGCCATCCGAACGCCAAGTCCTTCTCACGCGGCTTCCTGATCGTGGCGCCCGGCATCACTATTCGTGACCGGCTGCGCGTGCTGCTCCCCAACGACCCCGAGAGCTACTACCGCAACCGCGAGATCGTTCCGGGCGACATGCTCGCCGACATCGAGCGGGCCAAGATCGTCATCACCAACTACCATGCCTTCAAGCGCCGCGAGCGCATGGAGGTTTCGAAGGTCGGGCGCGCGCTGCTGAAGGGGCGCGGCCCGGACCTCGACACGCTGGAAACCGAAGGCCAGATGCTCCAGCGCGTCATGCCGGACCTGATGGGCTTGAAGAGCATCGTCGTGCTGAACGACGAGGCACACCACTGCTACCGCGAAAAACCTCCCGAACAGGGCGGCACCGATGATGTCGCCCCGCTGAAAGGCGACGAGAAGGACGAGGCCAAGCGCAACAACGAGGCCGCTCGCCTGTGGATTTCCGGGCTGGAGACGGTCAAGCGCAAGCTGGGCCTGCGCGCCGTCTACGACCTGTCAGCCACGCCCTTCTTCCTGAACGGCTCCGGCTACGCCGAGGGAACCCTGTTTCCCTGGACGGTCAGCGACTTCTCGCTGATGGACGCCATCGAGTGCGGCATCGTCAAGCTGCCCCGCGTGCCGGTGGCCGACAACATCCCCGGCGCCGACGTGCCGAAGTTCCGCGACCTGTGGACCCACATCGGCAAGCGCATGCCCAAGGCCGGGCGTGGTGCTGGCAAGACGCTCGATCCGCTGGCGATCCCGGTGGAGCTACAGACCGCGCTGGAGGCGCTCTACGGCCATTACGCCAAGACCTTCGACCTGTGGGAGCATGAAGGTATCGGCGTTCCGCCGGTCTTCATCGTCGTCTGCAACAACACCGCCACGTCGAAGCTGGTGCATGACTACATCTCCGGCTTCCACCGCCCCAACCCCGACGGGTCCGCGACGTTGGAGCACGGACGCCTCCCACTGTTCCGCAATTTCGACGAGTCCGGCAACCGGCTGGCCCGTCCGCGCACCCTGCTGATCGACAGCGAGCAGTTGGAATCCGGCGAGGCGCTGGACAAGGATTTCCGCGCCATGGCTGGCGACGAGATCGAGCGGTTCCGCCGCGAGATCGTCGAGCGCACCGGCGATATCCGCAAGGGCGAGGCGATCACCGACCAGGATCTGCTGCGCGAGGTGATGAACACCGTCGGCAAGAAGGGGAAGCTCGGCGAGTCGATCCGCTGCGTCGTCTCCGTCTCCATGCTGACCGAGGGGTGGGACACCAACACCGTCACCCATGTGCTGGGCGTGCGCGCCTTCGGCACGCAGTTGCTCTGCGAACAGGTGGTCGGCCGCGCCCTGCGGCGCCAGTCCTACGACCTGAACGGCGAAGGGCTGTTCAACGTCGAATATGCCGACGTGCTGGGCGTGCCCTTCAACTTCAACGCCAAGCCGGTCATCGCCCCGCCCGCCAAGCCGCGCGAGACGGTGACGGTCCAGGCGGTCCGCCCCGACCGCGACGCGCTGGAAATCACCTTCCCCCGCGTCGAGGGCTACCGCGTCGAACTGCCGGAGGAGCGGCTAACCGCCGCCTTCGGCCCGGACTCGGTGCTCGACCTCAACCCCGATCTGGTCGGCCCGTCCGTCACCCAGAACCGGGGTATCATCGGCGAGGGCGTGGACCTGACCGTCGCCCATCTGGAGGACATGCGCCAGTCCACCATCCTGTTCCATCTGGCCCGCCATCTGCTGTTCCAGAAGTTCCGCGATCCGGGGGCGGAGCCGAAGCTCCACCTGTTCGGCCAGTTGAAGCGGATCACCAAGCAATGGCTTGACGGCGGCTATCTGCGCTGCACCGGCGGCACCTACCCGGCGCAGGTGATCTACCGGGAGATCGCCGACATGGCGGCGGAGCGCATCACCGCCGCCATCACGCTGGCGCATGTCGGCGACCGGCCGGTCAAGGCGGTGCTCGACAGCTACAACCCCAAAGGCTCCACCGCCTTCGTCAGCTTCACCACGTCCAAGGCCACGCGCTGGCAGACCGACCCCCGCAAATGCCACGTCAATTGGGTAATCTGCGACAGCGATTGGGAGATGGAACTGTGCCGGGTGGTGGAAGCCCATCCGCGCGTCCTGTCCTATGTGAAGAACCACGTCCTGGGCTTCGAGGTGCCCTATCGCCACGGCTCCACCCCGCGCCGCTATCTGCCGGACTTCATCGTCCGCATCGATGACGGACGTGGCCCCGACGATCCGCTGAACCTGATCGTCGAGGTGAAGGGCTATCGCGGCGAGGACGCCAAGGACAAGGCGGACACCATGCGCGCCTATTGGGTGCCGGGGGTGAACAACCTGGGCAACTTCGGCCGCTGGGCCTTCGTGGAATTCACCGCCGTCTACGAGATGGAAACAGCGTTCGCGGCGCTGGTCGAATCCTTCACGCAGTTACAGGCCGCCTAG
- a CDS encoding GmrSD restriction endonuclease domain-containing protein yields MPTAFKTNPIKLEELLSDCESGKIQLPDFQRSWVWDEDRILSLIASVSLGFPVGALMTLEMRAGAAETFARRPLHGTPPEATGRHPEQLLLDGQQRMTSLYQTCLRREVVKTVTPKQRVVRRWFYIDIVKALTPGLDRIDAIVTVPEDRALKADFNRRIVLDLSTPELEYGALMFPLNRTFDWDEWQEAYGDYWIARGESAKREIFKQFKNDVLQNIKGYQVPVIALGDTTSHEAVCLVFEKVNTGGKPLDAFELVTSMYAARGFRLRDDWLGHNGEPGLQQRLQTFGRVGDQPFGILEKVSSTDLLQAISLLHTKQVRQQAKAEGVNDADLPPVRATRQSLLELPLDAYRAHRAAVEEGFKTAARFLRLNGIYRVIDLPYQSQLVPMAAILAEIGPRWEHAANREKLSRWFWCGIFGELYGSATDSRFAKDVMEVPAWLEGGAAPTTVADGVFLPDRLKTMRTRLSAAYKGIHALLMREGAQDFRSGQNYDQTVFFDEAVDIHHIFPQAWCKQRGIDAKIFDTIINKTPLSYRTNRIIGGVAPSAYIAKLENGKPPGDPPLAPAVIDGHLRSHGIDPALLRADRFDDFLADRERWLLSLIAKATGHPVMGADIAGLDGDDAPDDLLRDAGMMDMAAE; encoded by the coding sequence ATGCCCACCGCATTCAAGACCAACCCGATCAAGCTGGAAGAGCTTCTGTCCGATTGCGAGTCCGGCAAGATCCAGTTGCCCGATTTCCAGCGCAGTTGGGTGTGGGACGAGGATCGCATCCTCAGCCTGATCGCGTCGGTATCGCTGGGTTTTCCGGTTGGCGCACTGATGACGCTGGAGATGAGGGCTGGCGCGGCGGAAACCTTCGCCCGCCGCCCCTTGCACGGCACGCCGCCGGAGGCGACAGGACGGCACCCGGAGCAACTGCTGCTGGACGGCCAGCAACGGATGACCTCACTCTACCAGACCTGCTTGCGGCGCGAGGTCGTGAAGACGGTCACACCGAAACAGCGGGTGGTTCGCCGCTGGTTCTACATCGACATCGTCAAGGCGCTGACCCCTGGTCTCGACCGCATCGACGCCATTGTCACCGTGCCGGAAGACCGGGCGCTCAAAGCCGATTTCAACCGCCGGATCGTTCTCGACCTGTCCACGCCGGAGTTGGAATACGGCGCCCTGATGTTCCCGCTGAACCGGACCTTCGACTGGGACGAATGGCAGGAGGCGTATGGCGATTACTGGATTGCCCGTGGCGAATCGGCGAAGCGCGAAATCTTCAAGCAGTTCAAGAACGACGTGCTCCAGAACATCAAGGGCTATCAGGTTCCGGTAATCGCGCTTGGCGACACCACCTCCCACGAGGCCGTGTGCCTTGTCTTCGAGAAGGTGAACACCGGTGGCAAGCCCCTAGACGCCTTCGAGTTGGTCACGTCGATGTATGCCGCCAGGGGGTTCCGCTTGCGGGACGATTGGCTCGGCCATAACGGGGAACCGGGCCTCCAGCAGAGGCTTCAGACCTTCGGCCGGGTCGGCGACCAACCCTTCGGCATTCTGGAAAAGGTGTCGAGCACCGATCTGCTTCAGGCGATTTCCCTGCTCCACACAAAGCAGGTCCGGCAGCAGGCGAAGGCTGAGGGGGTGAACGACGCCGATCTGCCCCCCGTCCGCGCCACGCGGCAATCGCTGTTGGAGTTGCCGCTGGACGCCTACCGCGCGCACCGTGCGGCTGTCGAAGAGGGCTTCAAGACGGCGGCGCGTTTCCTGCGGCTGAACGGCATCTACCGGGTCATCGATCTGCCCTACCAGTCGCAACTGGTGCCGATGGCCGCGATCCTGGCGGAGATCGGCCCCCGGTGGGAGCATGCCGCCAACCGGGAAAAGCTGTCGCGCTGGTTCTGGTGCGGGATATTCGGCGAACTCTACGGCTCCGCCACCGACTCCCGTTTCGCCAAGGACGTGATGGAGGTGCCCGCATGGCTGGAAGGTGGCGCCGCCCCGACCACGGTCGCCGACGGCGTGTTCCTGCCGGACCGGCTCAAGACGATGCGGACCCGCCTGTCCGCCGCCTACAAGGGAATCCACGCCCTTCTGATGCGGGAAGGCGCCCAGGATTTCCGGTCCGGCCAGAATTACGACCAGACCGTCTTCTTCGACGAGGCGGTGGACATCCACCACATCTTCCCGCAGGCATGGTGCAAGCAGCGCGGCATCGACGCGAAAATCTTCGATACCATCATCAACAAGACGCCGCTGTCCTACCGCACCAACCGCATCATCGGCGGCGTCGCGCCGTCCGCCTACATCGCCAAGCTGGAAAACGGCAAGCCGCCGGGCGATCCCCCGCTGGCCCCGGCGGTCATCGACGGCCATCTGCGCTCGCACGGCATCGACCCCGCCCTGCTGCGTGCCGACCGCTTCGACGATTTTCTGGCCGACCGCGAGCGGTGGCTGCTGTCGCTGATCGCCAAGGCCACCGGACATCCCGTCATGGGCGCCGACATCGCTGGCCTGGACGGCGACGACGCGCCGGATGATCTGCTGCGCGACGCCGGTATGATGGACATGGCCGCCGAATGA